The Bradyrhizobium sp. WSM471 genome includes the window TCGCGCCTGCTGGCATCACCGTGCGCGAACTGATCGACGAATATTGCGGCGGCATGGCCGATGGCCATCAGTTCTACGCGTACCTCCCCGGTGGTGCGTCCGGCGGCATCCTGCCGGCGGCGATGGACGACATCCCGCTCGATTTCGGCACGCTGGAAAAATACGGCTGCTTCATCGGCTCTGCGGCGATCGTGATCCTGTCGCAAAAAGACAGCGTGCGCGCGGCCGCGTTGAACCTGATGAAGTTCTTCGAGGACGAGAGCTGCGGCCAGTGCACACCGTGTCGCGTCGGAACCCAGAAGGCTGCGCTGCTGATGCAGCAACCGGTCTGGAACCGCGCACTGCTGGACGAATTGAGCCAAGCGATGCGCGATGCCTCAATCTGCGGGCTTGGACAGGCGGCATCGAATCCGCTGTCCACCGTGATCAAATATTTCCCTGACGAGTTCAAGGAAGCGGCCGAATGACGAAGATTACGTTCGAGCTCGACGGCAAGCAGGTCGAGGCCAATGCAGGCGAGACGATCTGGCAGGTCGCAAAACGCCAGGGTCGCGAGATTCCGCATCTGTGCTATTCGCCCGCGCCGGACTATCGCCCCGACGGCAATTGCCGCGCCTGCATGGTCGAGATCGAGGGCGAGCGCGTGCTTGCGGCGTCCTGCAAGCGCACGCCATCCGTCGGCATGAAGGTGAAGACCGAGAGCGCGCGCGCGGTTTCCGCGCAAAAAATGGTCATGGAGCTGCTGGTCGCCGATCAACCGGCGCGCGAGACCTCGCACGATCCGGACTCCAAATTCTGGCACTGGGCCGAAACCACTGGGGTCACCGAGAGCCGCTTCCCCGCCGCCGAGCGTTGGGCGACCGATGCCAGCCATCCGGCAATGCGCGTCAATCTCGACGCCTGCATCCAGTGCGGCCTGTGTGTGCGCGCCTGCCGCGAGGTCCAGGTCAACGACGTCATCGGCATGGCCTATCGCAGTCATGGCTCGAAGATCGTGTTCGACTTCGACGATCCCATGGGCGAGTCCACCTGCGTCGCCTGCGGCGAATGCGTGCAGGCCTGTCCGACCGGGGCGTTGATGCCGGCGGTGATGCTGGACGAGAAGCAGACCCGCGTCACCTATGCCGACAAGAAGGTGGATTCGCTCTGTCCGTTCTGCGGCGTCGGTTGCCAAGTGACCTATGAGGTCAAGGACGAGAAGGTGATCTATGCCGAGGGCCGTGACGGCCCGGCCAATCGCAACCGTCTCTGCGTCAAGGGCCGCTTCGGCTTCGACTACATCCACCATCCGCATCGCCTGACCAAGCCGCTGGTGCGGCTGCCGAACGCGAAGAAGGATTCCAACGACCAGGTCGATCCGGCCAATCCCTTCACGCATTTCCGCGAAGCGAGCTGGGAAGAAGCGCTCGAGATCGCGGCCAAGGGCCTCGTCAAGATCCGCGACGAGAAGGGCGTGAAGGCGCTTGCCGGCTTCGGCTCGGCGAAGGGCTCCAACGAGGAGGCCTATCTGTTCCAGAAGCTGGTGCGCACCGGCTTCGGCTCCAACAACGTCGACCATTGTACCCGTCTGTGCCACGCCTCGTCGGTCGCGGCGCTGTTCGAAGGCCTGAGCTCGGGCGCGGTGTCGGCGCCGTTCTCGGCTGCGATGGACGCCGAAGTCATCATCGTGATCGGCGCAAACCCGACCGTGAATCATCCTGTCGCCGCGACCTTCATCAAGAATGCGGTCAAGCAGAACGGCGCAAAGCTGTTCGTCATGGACCCGCGTCGGCAGACGCTGTCGCGCCATGCGACCAAGCATCTGCAGTTCAAGCCGGGCTCCGATGTCGCCATGCTGAACGCGATGATTCACACGATCATCACCGAAGGGCTGACCGACGACCAGTACATCGCCGGCTACACCGAGGGGTTCGAGGACCTCAAGGAGAAGATCAAGGAGTTCACGCCGGAGAAGATGGAGGCGATCTGTGGCGTCCCGGCGCAGACCCTGCGTGAGGTCGCGCGAACGTATGCGCGGGCAAAATCGTCGATCATCTTCTGGGGCATGGGCATCAGCCAGCATGTCCACGGCACCGACAATGCGCGCTGCCTGATTGCGCTGGCGCTGATCACCGGCCAGGTCGGCCGCCCCGGCACCGGCCTGCATCCGCTGCGCGGCCAGAACAACGTTCAGGGCGCTTCCGATGCCGGTCTGATCCCGATGTTCCTGCCGGACTATCAGCCGGTCGGCCGCGACGACATGCGCGATGCGTTCGAGAAGCTGTGGGGCCAGGATCTCGATCCCGTGCGCGGCCTGACCGTGGTCGAGATCATGAATGCGATCCATGCCGGCGAGATCAAGGGCATGTATATCGAGGGCGAGAACCCCGCGATGTCCGACCCCGATCTCCAACATGCGCGCCAGGCGCTCGCGATGCTCGATCATCTCGTGGTGCAGGATCTCTTCGTCACGGAGACCGCGTTCCACGCCGACGTCATCCTGCCGGCCTCGGCGTTTGCCGAAAAGGAAGGCTCTTTCACCAACACCGATCGCCGCGTGCAGCTCGCGCGCCAGGTGATCAAGCCGCCGGGCGATGCGCGGCAGGATCTCTGGATCATCCAGGAGATCGGCAAGCGCATGGGCCTGCCGTGGAATTATGCCGGGCCCGGCGATGTCTTCACCGAGATGGCAGAACTGATGCCGTCGTTGAAGAACATCACCTGGGAGCGGCTTGTGCGCGAAGGCGCGGTGACCTATCCGGTCGACAGTCCCGACGAGCCCGGCAACGAGATCATCTTCACGACGGGATTTCCGACGGCGAGCGGCCGCGGCAAGATCGTGCCGGCTCACGTTATCCCGCCGGACGAGATCCCCGACGCCGAATATCCGATGGTGCTCTCGACTGGCCGCGTGCTCGAGCATTGGCACACCGGCTCGATGACCCGCCGCGCGCAGGTGCTCGACCAGATCGAGCCCGAGGCGGTTGCGTTCATGTCGCCAAAGGACATGCACAGGAAGAAGCTCGCGCCGGGCGATTTCATCCGGCTCGAGACCCGCCGCGGCGCGGTCGAGGTCAAGGTCCGGTCCGACCGCGACGTTCCCGAGAATATGGTGTTCATGCCGTTCTGCTACGCGGAAGCGGCGGCGAATTTGTTGACCAATCCGGCGCTCGATCCGTTCGGCAAGATCCCGGAGTTCAAGTTCTGCGCGGCCAGGGCCGAGCGCGCCGAAATGCGCGACGCGGCGGAGTAGGACGGCGGGCGGTCGTTAGGCGGCGCGAGGATCCATCCAATATCCGGCGTCGTCCTGGCGAAAGCCAGGACCCATACCGCGTGATCCATCGATTGTGGCTGGTCGCAGTACCGGGCTAGAATTTTCGCCAAACACCTCCCTGGGGCAATGGGTCCTGGCTTTCGCCAGGACGACTCGGAGAGAGAGTGCGCCGTACCCGTCGCTTCGCTCCTAGCAGCGGCGGTGGTAAACATCGTCCATGTCCAAAGCCACCCCAGCCACACGCGCGCTCACAGCCGCAAGCGTTGCCTTCACCGTCCATACCTACGACTATGATCCCGATGCCGAGAGCATCGGCCTCCAGGCGGCTGCTGCACTCGGCGAAGATCCCGCGCGCGTCTTGAAGACGCTGATGGCGCTGGTCGACGGCAAACCGGTCTGCGTGATCGTCCCGTCCGACCAGGAAGTTTCGATGAAAAAGCTTGCCGCCGCGACAAGCGGCAAGTCGGCGCAGATGATGAAGCCGCCGGAGGCTGAGCGCCTCACGGGGTACAAGGTTGGCGGCATCAGCCCGTTCGGGCAGCGGAAGCCCGTGCGCACCGTGATCGAGAGAAGCGCGCTCGCGCATGACCAAGTGTACGTCAATGGCGGTCAGCGTGGGCTGCAGGTGCGGCTCAGTCCAGGCGATGTGCGGGACGTGTTGAAGGCGATTGCCGCAGAACTGGTCGCCTGAGCGCCGGGCTCTGCTACTGCTTTTGCAACAGCTTTAGCCGACAGCGTAGCGCTTCGCGAATGTGTGTGCGCGCGAGCTGCTCCGCTTTGCCGCCGTCGCGAGCCGCGATGGCGTCGATGATGGCCTGGTGCTCACTGTGGCTGGTCGAGGGGCGGCCGGATACCGTGAACGTGGTTGGACCGAGCAGGGCGATCCAGTCCTGCAATTCCCGTGAAGCGTTATCGAGATAGCGGTTGCGCGCGGCGCGGCAGATCGCTTCGTGGAAGGCGCGGTTGAGCCTTGCCATTTCTCTTGCCATTTCTCCTGCCATCTCGGCCGCGTCGGTCTCGGACGCTTCGACAAAAGCCTGCTCGATATCCCTGAGTGCATCGATTTCGGGCGTCGAGGCATGCTCCGCGGCAAGTCGGGCGGCGGCGCCCTCCATGATCTCGCGCATGGCGTAGAGCTCGAGCACCTCCGAGATGTCGAGGTTGCGTACGATCAGGCCGCGGCCTCCGGCAGGTTCGACGAATCCGCGTGCCGCAAGCCGCCCCAGAGCCTCCCGCACCGGCGTACGGCTGACCTTCAGCCGCTGGGCAACCTCTTCCTCGCGCAGGCGGTCGCCCGCGCGGTAGCTGCCGGCCTGCAGCGCCTCGCAGAGCGAGCGGAACACGGCTTCGCCGAGCGCCACGCCGCCGCCGCGCGAGATCGAGCCGCCTGCCTTTGTCGGGCGTCGTGCCATGCATCCTCGTGGGCTCGCCACGCGCATCCTGCCCATGCAGCGGTGCCACTTGCCGGACGTCCGTATATCTTTGTATACAAAGGTGCGCAATGGTTCCGGATTGACCGGGGCCGCCGGCGGCAGAATGTCTCCAACTTCGTCGCATCGGGCAGACGGCATGAGCAGCAAATACGATGTGCTGGTGATCGGCGGCGGCAACGCGGCGCTGTGCGCGGCGATCAGCGCGCGACGCGGTGGGGCGTCGGTGCTGGTGCTCGAAGGCGCGCCAAAATTCTATCGCGGTGGCAACACCCGCCACACCCGCAACATGCGCTGCGCCCATAACGAGGCGACCGAAATCCTCACCGGCCCCTACAGCGAGGAGGAGTTTTGGGAGGATCTGCTGCGCGTCACCGGCGGCCAAACCGACGAGGCGCTCGCCCGGCACATGATCCGTGAGTCCAAGGACATTTTGAACTGGATCGTCGAGCAGGGCGTGCGCTGGCAGCCCTCGCTCGGCGGCACGCTGAGCCTCGGTCGCACCAACTCCTTCTTTCTCGGTGGCGGCCGCGCGATGTTGAACGCACTTTATCTCACCGCCGAGAAGCTCGGCGTCGAGGTCGAATACGACGCCGAGGTCACCGACCTCGTGATCGAGGACGGCATGTTCCTCGCCGCCCGCCTCAAACGGCCGATCAAGGGCGACACCGAGATCCGCGCGACGTCGTTGGTCGCCGCCGCCGGCGGGTTCGAGGCCAACATCGAATGGCTGAAGCAATATTGGGGCGAGGCCGCCGACAATTTCCTGATCCGCGGCACGCCCTATAACCGCGGCTCAATCCTGAAGATGCTGCTCGACAAGGGCGTGCAGGAGGTCGGCGATCCCACCCAGTGCCATGCGGTCGCGATCGACGCCCGCGCGCCGAAATTCGACGGCGGCATCATCACGCGCCACGACTCCGTTGTGTTCGGCATCGTCGTCAACAAGCACGCCCAGCGTTTCTATGACGAGGGCGAGGACATCTGGCCGAAGCGCTACGCGATCTGGGGCCGGCTGGTGGCCGCGCAGCCCGACCAGATCGCCTACATTATCTTCGACTCGACCGTTGTCACCAGCTTCATGCCGACGCTGTTCCCTCCGATCGCAGGGCAGACGATTGCCGAACTCGCCGGCAAGCTCGAGCTCGATCCGGCCGCGCTGGAAAAGACCATCACCGAATTCAACGCGGCGGTGCAGCCCGGCACCTTCGACCACACCATTCTGGACGATTGCCGCACCGAAGGCATGACACCGCCGAAGACGCATTGGGCGCGGCGGATCGAGACGCCGCCCTATCTTGCCTATCCGGTGCGGCCCGGTATCACCTTCACCTATCTCGGCACGCGCGTGACCAGGGAAGCGCGGATGCTGATGGCTGACGGCAAGCCGTCGGCCAACATGTTCGCGGCCGGCGAGATCATGGCCGGCAACGTGCTCGGCAAGGGTTATGCGGCCGGCATGGGCATGACCATCGGCAGCGTGTTCGGGCGGATCGCAGGACGGGAAGCGGCGAA containing:
- the fdhF gene encoding formate dehydrogenase subunit alpha, which encodes MTKITFELDGKQVEANAGETIWQVAKRQGREIPHLCYSPAPDYRPDGNCRACMVEIEGERVLAASCKRTPSVGMKVKTESARAVSAQKMVMELLVADQPARETSHDPDSKFWHWAETTGVTESRFPAAERWATDASHPAMRVNLDACIQCGLCVRACREVQVNDVIGMAYRSHGSKIVFDFDDPMGESTCVACGECVQACPTGALMPAVMLDEKQTRVTYADKKVDSLCPFCGVGCQVTYEVKDEKVIYAEGRDGPANRNRLCVKGRFGFDYIHHPHRLTKPLVRLPNAKKDSNDQVDPANPFTHFREASWEEALEIAAKGLVKIRDEKGVKALAGFGSAKGSNEEAYLFQKLVRTGFGSNNVDHCTRLCHASSVAALFEGLSSGAVSAPFSAAMDAEVIIVIGANPTVNHPVAATFIKNAVKQNGAKLFVMDPRRQTLSRHATKHLQFKPGSDVAMLNAMIHTIITEGLTDDQYIAGYTEGFEDLKEKIKEFTPEKMEAICGVPAQTLREVARTYARAKSSIIFWGMGISQHVHGTDNARCLIALALITGQVGRPGTGLHPLRGQNNVQGASDAGLIPMFLPDYQPVGRDDMRDAFEKLWGQDLDPVRGLTVVEIMNAIHAGEIKGMYIEGENPAMSDPDLQHARQALAMLDHLVVQDLFVTETAFHADVILPASAFAEKEGSFTNTDRRVQLARQVIKPPGDARQDLWIIQEIGKRMGLPWNYAGPGDVFTEMAELMPSLKNITWERLVREGAVTYPVDSPDEPGNEIIFTTGFPTASGRGKIVPAHVIPPDEIPDAEYPMVLSTGRVLEHWHTGSMTRRAQVLDQIEPEAVAFMSPKDMHRKKLAPGDFIRLETRRGAVEVKVRSDRDVPENMVFMPFCYAEAAANLLTNPALDPFGKIPEFKFCAARAERAEMRDAAE
- the ybaK gene encoding Cys-tRNA(Pro) deacylase, giving the protein MSKATPATRALTAASVAFTVHTYDYDPDAESIGLQAAAALGEDPARVLKTLMALVDGKPVCVIVPSDQEVSMKKLAAATSGKSAQMMKPPEAERLTGYKVGGISPFGQRKPVRTVIERSALAHDQVYVNGGQRGLQVRLSPGDVRDVLKAIAAELVA
- a CDS encoding GntR family transcriptional regulator produces the protein MARRPTKAGGSISRGGGVALGEAVFRSLCEALQAGSYRAGDRLREEEVAQRLKVSRTPVREALGRLAARGFVEPAGGRGLIVRNLDISEVLELYAMREIMEGAAARLAAEHASTPEIDALRDIEQAFVEASETDAAEMAGEMAREMARLNRAFHEAICRAARNRYLDNASRELQDWIALLGPTTFTVSGRPSTSHSEHQAIIDAIAARDGGKAEQLARTHIREALRCRLKLLQKQ
- the tcuA gene encoding FAD-dependent tricarballylate dehydrogenase TcuA produces the protein MSSKYDVLVIGGGNAALCAAISARRGGASVLVLEGAPKFYRGGNTRHTRNMRCAHNEATEILTGPYSEEEFWEDLLRVTGGQTDEALARHMIRESKDILNWIVEQGVRWQPSLGGTLSLGRTNSFFLGGGRAMLNALYLTAEKLGVEVEYDAEVTDLVIEDGMFLAARLKRPIKGDTEIRATSLVAAAGGFEANIEWLKQYWGEAADNFLIRGTPYNRGSILKMLLDKGVQEVGDPTQCHAVAIDARAPKFDGGIITRHDSVVFGIVVNKHAQRFYDEGEDIWPKRYAIWGRLVAAQPDQIAYIIFDSTVVTSFMPTLFPPIAGQTIAELAGKLELDPAALEKTITEFNAAVQPGTFDHTILDDCRTEGMTPPKTHWARRIETPPYLAYPVRPGITFTYLGTRVTREARMLMADGKPSANMFAAGEIMAGNVLGKGYAAGMGMTIGSVFGRIAGREAAKHARN